The proteins below come from a single Dermacentor albipictus isolate Rhodes 1998 colony chromosome 7, USDA_Dalb.pri_finalv2, whole genome shotgun sequence genomic window:
- the LOC139047366 gene encoding uncharacterized protein — MNEACPLCMENDGAFVATMCGHILHFSCLQAWAALSNTCPICRCEVDLHGVLRLHGIQGDKCYLELQEENTELRRRLVSAEQEKLCAEYIARKNARIASEASEQYVDAISKLACMEAKLIYARERARLSAKVRREAIVSLRRLKTRVTYFDTSLTASLGEDPKAPINDTVAPADDAAAATVDTVAGLVDMACSVDMGDESGDDAAAATGDIGQDSGDEVTEDSADEDL; from the exons ATGAACGAGGCCTGTCCCTTGTGCATGGAAAATGACGGCGCTTTTGTGGCCACCATGTGTGGCCACATTTTGCACTTCAGTTGTCTGCAGGCATGGGCAGCGCTGTCGAATACCTGCCCGATATGTCGTTGCGAGGTGGATCTACACGGTGTGCTGCGCCTTCATGGCATACAGGGCGACAAGTGTTATCTAGAGCTACAGGAAGAGAACACTGAACTCAGAAGGAGGCTCGTTAGTGCTGAACAGGAGAAGCTCTGTGCTGAATACATTGCCCGCAAGAATGCGCGTATTGCGAGCGAAGCAAGCGAACAGTATGTCGATGCCATCTCCAAGTTGGCTTGCATGGAGGCAAAACTGATTTATGCGAGGGAGAGAGCGCGACTAAGCGCCAAAGTTCGACGAGAAGCTATAGTGAGCCTGCGGAGACTGAAAACCCG GGTGACGTACTTCGACACTTCCCTGACCGCAAGTCTCGGAGAGGACCCGAAGGCCCCCATTAACGATACGGTAGCGCCCGCCGACGACGCTGCGGCCGCAACCGTCGACACCGTGGCGGGCCTCGTCGACATGGCCTGCTCCGTCGACATGGGAGATGAGTCAGGCGACGACGCTGCGGCCGCCACCGGCGACATCGGACAGGATTCAGGCGATGAAGTCACGGAGGACTCGGCTGATGAGGACCTTTGA